A single window of Cytobacillus dafuensis DNA harbors:
- a CDS encoding WD40/YVTN/BNR-like repeat-containing protein, whose protein sequence is MIFIFRKNTKRILRTLLTNPILIIGYWIFCFELASLCMYGRINNNIYFLLLCIVLLISIIVFTTIRIIKDREYDSKKSNTWQYISIIIMVAITLFYGVEIYKSATNYGGKLAWTIERIKNERSVKFEHNNIYEYGVEGIFEDINKEYTLPKKLYMASDFKLTFNSDGTITSFDTFVYGKNEDGKEETYLISYDVNKSQDITVWLNGYAGADYDEDKLLEPLIKTVNAIPVQQTVSKWKESKYGLVYYGKRNWGYNTEGIININEEGKEHHLEEESSEIIGYTVSIFVPGKEKEIIPARYHLIGDPSWSKPKTTPNQDSSKEKQQELTNNNEQFFLSKEVGYRLNFVDKALGSSFYSLSMTVDGGENWEVINEDPFNGTIGGPSGITFINNQLGFLGATRPSGTEGELYRTDDGGISFTKVNYTPREVKLDSGQSISPFDSPGMPYEKDGVFNMLVGQGADGDYNGNSSALYRSKDNGETWEYLKEVKK, encoded by the coding sequence GTGATTTTCATATTTAGGAAAAACACAAAAAGGATACTTAGAACATTATTAACAAATCCAATATTAATTATTGGATACTGGATTTTTTGCTTTGAGTTAGCTTCATTATGTATGTATGGAAGAATTAATAATAATATTTATTTTTTATTATTATGTATCGTACTTTTAATATCTATCATTGTATTTACTACAATTAGAATTATAAAAGATAGAGAATATGACTCTAAAAAATCAAATACATGGCAATATATTTCTATAATAATTATGGTGGCAATAACATTATTTTATGGAGTAGAGATTTATAAAAGTGCAACAAATTATGGTGGCAAACTTGCGTGGACTATAGAAAGAATAAAAAATGAAAGATCAGTTAAATTTGAACATAATAATATATATGAATATGGAGTAGAAGGTATATTTGAAGATATAAATAAGGAATATACTTTGCCAAAGAAATTATATATGGCAAGTGATTTTAAGCTTACATTTAATTCAGATGGAACAATCACATCTTTTGATACATTTGTTTATGGGAAAAATGAGGATGGGAAAGAGGAAACTTACTTAATATCTTATGATGTAAATAAATCACAGGATATTACTGTATGGCTAAATGGATATGCAGGTGCCGATTATGATGAGGATAAACTATTAGAACCTCTAATTAAAACGGTTAACGCTATTCCAGTTCAGCAAACCGTTAGTAAGTGGAAGGAAAGTAAATATGGATTAGTTTATTATGGAAAACGAAATTGGGGATATAACACAGAGGGAATTATTAATATTAATGAGGAAGGTAAGGAGCATCATCTTGAAGAAGAAAGTTCTGAAATAATTGGGTATACGGTATCTATATTTGTCCCTGGAAAAGAGAAAGAGATCATACCAGCTAGATATCACTTAATAGGTGACCCAAGTTGGAGTAAACCAAAGACTACGCCAAATCAAGATAGTTCTAAAGAGAAGCAACAAGAGTTAACGAATAACAATGAACAGTTTTTCTTATCAAAAGAAGTTGGTTATAGACTAAATTTTGTAGACAAAGCATTAGGAAGTAGTTTTTATTCACTAAGCATGACTGTTGATGGGGGTGAAAATTGGGAAGTTATAAATGAGGATCCATTCAATGGAACAATTGGTGGGCCATCAGGAATAACTTTTATTAATAATCAACTTGGATTTTTAGGAGCAACCAGACCTTCTGGTACTGAGGGCGAGTTATATCGTACAGATGATGGGGGAATATCATTTACAAAGGTAAATTATACACCCCGTGAAGTAAAATTAGATAGTGGACAGTCTATAAGTCCTTTCGATTCTCCAGGTATGCCTTATGAGAAAGATGGAGTTTTTAATATGTTAGTCGGGCAAGGAGCAGACGGAGATTACAATGGTAATAGTAGTGCACTTTATCGATCAAAAGATAATGGAGAAACATGGGAATATTTAAAAGAAGTTAAAAAGTAG